The Hymenobacter oligotrophus genome segment GCCGTGCCGCGAAAACCGCAACACCCCGAACGTCTTCAGCAGCACCCACATCAGGCTGTTGTTGGGCATGGTGGGCGTATTCGGGTCGAAAGCGATGTACACGGGGCGGCCGGTGGCAGCCACATCGGCGGCAATTTGCAAGGCCGAGTTGCCGCTGCCCACCACCGCTACGGGGCCGGTTCCGGGCAACTGTGCGGGCGCTTGGTACTGGCTGCTGTGCAGCTGCTGCACCTCGGCACCTAGGGCGCTGGCCCAAGCCGGCACGTGCGCGGCCTCAAAACCGCCGGTGCATACGATTACGCGCTTGGCTAAGTAGCGCGCGCCGCCCGCGGTGTGCGCCGCAAAGCCGCCCGCTTCGGCCGCACTCACACGCACCACGCGCTGCCCTAGGTGCACCTCGAAATCGAAGTAGTTGGCATAGAGCCGCAGGTACTGCGCGGCCTCGTCTTTGGTGGGGTAGCGCAAGGCGGGGCCGGGCCACTTTAGCCCAGGCAGCGCGTTGGCCCAAGCCGGCGAAAACAGCCGCAGCGAGGCGTAGCGCAAGGCCCACGCCTGCCCTACCTCGCGAGCCTGCTCGAGCAAGATGCACGGCACGCCCGCTTGCTTTAGGTAATACGCTGCGGCCAAACCGGCTTGCCCGGCCCCAATGATAAGCGTATCGGTGCGGTACTCGCCTTCGGCAGAAACAATGGATGGCATAGCAAAGGCGCGGCACCATTGGGCGTCGCGCCACAAAGAAACAACTACGCGCCAGCTATGCTTACCTGGCCGCTGCAGCTGCCGGTGCCAGACGTGCGGCCGTGGCCAGATCGGCTTTGAGGTGCTGCGCGGTATGGTGCGCCAGGGCCATAATGGTGAGCATGGGATTGACGCCGCTGCACGCCGGGAAAGCCGAACCATCGGCCACGTACAGACCTTTGGCCTCGTACAGCTCGCCCGTGGGGCTGGTGGGGTGCGTGGCGCGGTTGCCGCCCATGCGGCAAGTGCTCATCTGGTGGGCGCTGTAGAGGTTGAAGCGGTTGGGGCTCCAATCGAGGCGGGGTAGCGTGTCGAGCACTTGGCGGTTCTGAATTTCGCCATCGCGCACGTGCAGCTTGGGCAAGGTGCCGTGCGGCAGGTACACGGTGTGGGCCCCCGCCGCGGCGTGGATTTCGGCCGCGGTGCGCACGCCAGCCAGCAGGCTGCCGCGGTCGAAGGAGCTGAGGCGGTAACTGATGAGTGGCTGCCCTTGCTTATCGATGCGCACTTGCCCGCCGTCCCGGTCGCGCGTTAGCACGATAAACGAGCCCAAATGCGCCGCCTGCTCCATAACGCGCTTGTGCTGCTCGCCCGAAAGCCACGGCAGCGTCATGGCCATCAGCCCTAGGTGCGCGGGCGGCGTTTCGATTTTAGCACCGAAGTTGGAGCCGTTAAGCCGTGCGCAGCTGTCGTTTACTACCGACATGCTCGGGCCAAACCACGCCTCTATCAGCTGCGGATACACGCCCGATACCGCCACCGTGGGGTGCAAATGCAGGTGTTGCCCTAGGTGCGGGTGGCGCAAGCCGCTGCGGAGCAGCAGTGCCGGCGTTTGGATGGAGCCCCCAGCCACTACCACGCGCTCGGCCTGAATGCGCACCCGCACGGTACGTTGCTCGGAAGTAGTGTGCACGGCTTCGGCGCCTGTGGCGCGGCCGGCCTCCAAGGTAATGCGCTCCACGCGGGTATCAGGCAGCAGTCGGGCGCCGTGCTCGGCGGCGGTTTTCAGGTAGGTGTTAAGCGTGCCTTGCTTGATGCCGTACCGGTCGCCGAAGGTGCTGAAGCCGAGGCCGCGGAAGTGC includes the following:
- a CDS encoding flavin-containing monooxygenase, with the translated sequence MPSIVSAEGEYRTDTLIIGAGQAGLAAAYYLKQAGVPCILLEQAREVGQAWALRYASLRLFSPAWANALPGLKWPGPALRYPTKDEAAQYLRLYANYFDFEVHLGQRVVRVSAAEAGGFAAHTAGGARYLAKRVIVCTGGFEAAHVPAWASALGAEVQQLHSSQYQAPAQLPGTGPVAVVGSGNSALQIAADVAATGRPVYIAFDPNTPTMPNNSLMWVLLKTFGVLRFSRHGWLGGWMHRRAEPVVAGDLRRLRRFGNVHWVGRARQAEGDALLADAGRTPALQAVVWATGFRPDYRWVELPVFDNQGVPVHHRGICTVPGFAFLGLPWLDSRGSALMGGVGPDAHRVVKALLDSEIVVWQKKGTPA
- a CDS encoding GMC family oxidoreductase, whose product is MDFSAEQRRTLAALADAFIPSLPGHAKHASFWQHHGAEGVRLELLQAAIEAQPQAAQQQFGQLLDLLASRLLGLSWGGPLKPFVALDAAQREKLLQRWSQSSLPPLRQGFQALRKLVMFLYYGGSAPEAPNFNWQELGYPGPLAFSDGLVDTPRPLQTLHPDAAEVTYSCEVLVIGSGAGGGVVAGELAAAGHDVLVLDKGPYCHGCDFTQREADMIGHLYDARGTLSTTDGGVTLLAGSCLGGGTTVNWAGSFRTPDYILDEWAREHQAPHFTQASFRQSLEAVAAALSVNTDYVRHNGQNQALLEGSRHLGQEVCLIPRNEKGLDDSDLHFRGLGFSTFGDRYGIKQGTLNTYLKTAAEHGARLLPDTRVERITLEAGRATGAEAVHTTSEQRTVRVRIQAERVVVAGGSIQTPALLLRSGLRHPHLGQHLHLHPTVAVSGVYPQLIEAWFGPSMSVVNDSCARLNGSNFGAKIETPPAHLGLMAMTLPWLSGEQHKRVMEQAAHLGSFIVLTRDRDGGQVRIDKQGQPLISYRLSSFDRGSLLAGVRTAAEIHAAAGAHTVYLPHGTLPKLHVRDGEIQNRQVLDTLPRLDWSPNRFNLYSAHQMSTCRMGGNRATHPTSPTGELYEAKGLYVADGSAFPACSGVNPMLTIMALAHHTAQHLKADLATAARLAPAAAAAR